AAACCGGGTGGGCGATCCGCCCGGTTCTCTCCTTGCGGGTTCCGTGATAAACTCGTTGCCGATTTTATGTGATATCTGGTTGAGGTATTTCTGAACGGACCGGCACAGCTCTCTCTGCCACTCTATCTCCCTGACGACGAAACTTTCGCGAGTTTCTGGCCGGGTGATAACCCCTCTTTACTGGCTGCACTGCAAAACGTGCTGCGTCAGGATCACAGCGGATACATCTATATCTGGTCACGCGAAGGCGCGGGGCGCAGCCATCTGTTGCACGCCGCCTGTGCGGAGCTTTCTGCGCGAGGTGATGCAGTAGGCTATGTGCCGCTGGATAAACGCACCTGGTTTGTGCCTGAAGTGCTGGAGGGAATGGAACATCTCTCGTTAGTCTGCATCGATAATATCGAGTGCGTGGCGGGGGATGAGCCGTGGGAAATGGCGATCTTCAATCTTTATAACCGCATACTCGAGTCGGGCAAAACCCGGCTGCTGATTACCGGCGACAGGCCGCCGCGCCAGCTTAACCTGGGGCTGCCGGATCTGGCATCCCGCCTGGACTGGGGGCAAATCTACAAGCTGCAGCCGCTGTCTGATGAAGATAAACTTCAGGCGCTACAGCTCCGTTCACGGCTGCGCGGCTTTGAGCTGCCGGAAGACGTCGGTCGCTTCCTCCTGAAGCGACTCGATCGTGAGATGCGCACTCTTTTCGATACCCTGGATCAGCTCGATCGCGCCTCTATTACCGCCCAGCGTAAGCTGACCATTCCGTTTGTGAAAGATATACTCAAGCTTTGAGTTTTTTGCCGGCCCGGTAAGCGCAGCGCCACCGGGCTTAAAGATCCCCCATCAGGTGCTCTACCAGCAGCGGAATCGGTCTTCCAGACGCCACGCTCCGTCCACCCTCACGCCATAACGCCGTTCCGCTGATATCCAGATGCGCCCACGGAATGGTCGGCGGGCAGAAGTGGTGCAGCAGCCAGGCTGCCGAGGCGCTGATTGCCGCGTTGTTGGTCGGCGTATTGCAGAGATCGGCTATCGCGCTGTCGGTCTGCTTTTTCAGCCTCGCGTCCAGCGGCAGCGACCAGACTTCGTCTGCGCACCGTTTTCCCGCCTGAGTCAGCGCTTCGCGCAGCGGTTCATCCTGGGTCATCAGCCCGCTCAGTTCATAGCCGAGTGCCTTCACCACCGCGCCCGTTAAGGTCGCCATATCGATGATGTAGCGCGCCTGCGGATGACGCTGGCTGGCCCAGGCAATGGCGTCCGCCAGTACCAGCCGGCCTTCGGCATCGGTGTTGTTGATTTCAACCGTCATGCCGTTACAGGCGCGGGCTACGCTGCCTGGCTGCATGGCGTTCGGCCCGATGGCGTTTTCTGCCAGCGCCAGCACGCCCATCATGCGCACGGGCAGCGCCAGTTCGGCGGCGGTGAGCATCAGGCCAAGCACGTTTGCCGCCCCGCACATGTCATACTTCATGGTGTACATGCCCGCGCCTTCCTTCAGCCACAGGCCACCCGTATCGAATGTAACGCCTTTGCCCACATAGCAGCGCACCGGGCCTTCCGACGCGCCCTCATAGTGGATGGCAAGCAGGCGCGGCGGGCAGGTCGCGCCTTTGCCGACGGCATGCAGCAGCCCCAGACCCTGCTCAACGATCGCGTTTTCATCAAGCACTTCACAGCGCAGCGCGGGGAAGGCGGCGCACAGCCGCTGCGCCTCTTCGACGACAAACTGCGGTGTACAACGATCGGCTGGCATATCCGCCAGCCGCCGGGCGGCGACCATACCGCGGGCAATCGCCTGCTGCTCGCGGAAAATCACCTCCAGCTTTTCCTGCTGTTGCGCCAGACACAGCGCGGTAATGTGGCGAACCCGCACCGCCGTGTCGTCCGTTTTCTTCAGATGCAGGTCGGCAAGCGTGTGCGCCTGGTTAAAGAGAAAACGCAGCACCTGGGCCAGGACAACCTCATCGATATCCGTGACGTCCAGCACCACATCGGCGCTGGCGGGCGAGGCCAGCAGCGGCCTGAGCGCGGTCAGCAAGCCTTCGGTCAGGCTGTCGTGCCAGAGCGCGTCCGGTAAAAGGGTGATGCGGGCAAACGGAGCGCAGCCAAATCGCGTATCCGCAACAGTCTTTTGCGCCTGCATATCGGCTATCAGCGCGGTATCCGGTAGCCACGTGCTGTTGCTTCGGGCAATCAGATGGCTGCGCGGTGTCGCGCTTTCAGGTGTGGTAATAAGATCCCAGGTAATCATCGTTAGTCCTCAATCGGCGCGCGAATGCGCTCGGCGTAGGCCTGCATCCACGCCTCGTCTACGGCCTGATAATGCGTTTTCTCGCGCAGGCGTTCGGTGCGAAATACGGTTAGCGGTTGATGGGCGGTGGCGACCACAAACGAGAAGGTTTTGATGTTGGTCGCCGCGCCGAATTCCCCTTTGTTGTTCATACACACCACCGAGAGATCTCCCACGCGGCCAAAGCGCGACATCAGCTTGTCTTCCAGTTCAAACACCACCGAGTCTGCCGCCTGCTGCGGCGTCATGCCCTGCGCCATGCGGCGAACAATTTCGTAGCTGGTGCAGCCTTTCATCAGGTCTTCGCCCACGCCCGTGGCGGTGGCGGCACCGGTTTCGCTGTCGCAGTAAAAACCCGAGCCGATAATGGGGGAGTCGCCCAGGCGGCCGCGTTTTTTCATAAACAGGCCGCTGGTGGAGGTGGCCACGCTCATCGATCCCTGCTTATCGAGGCCGATAATCCCGACGGTGTCGTGCCCGTCGTATGGGCTGAGACCTTTATCCAGCGTTTCACGGCAGCGCTTGCGGTAATGCTGCATCGCGCGGTCCGTGAGCATGGTTTTGTCGCTAAAGCCCAGGCTCAGCGCCCACTCGCGCGCGCCCTGGCCGACCAGCAGGCTGTTATAGCGCTGGCGGCTAAGCGCATGAGCCACGCGCACCGGGTTGGCAATATCCACCAGATTGCCCACGGCACCGAAAGCCAGCGTGTCGCCATCCATGTAGGCCGCGTCGAGTTCCACCTCGCCGTTTTCGGTTGGCAGGCCACCGTAACCCACGGATTTATAAAACGGGAAGTCCTCGACGGTGGCGACGGCATCCACCACCGCGTCGGCGACCGGTTTTCCCGCAGCCAGCGCGGACGCAGACTCCGTTACGCCCTCAAGCGCCATGCGCCAGGTTGCAATAATTCCCCACATGCTTTACTCCTGTTTTGCAAGGGTGGTGTCGGTTTGCGTAGCCGTGGTCAGTTCCGCTGCGCGGTACTGTTTGTCCACGATTCGCATGAAAGGCAGGTACAGCATGGCGCCAATCAGCAGGTTGATGAGTTGCATCACGCTGCCGCTCAGATGGCCAGTAACGATAAAACCGCTGATGACCGGGGGCAGGGTCCAGGGGATAAACACCCCGGTGGTGACGGCCACCGCGCCAATTTTCATCGCGACATACTGCACGGTGACCAGCACCAGCGGCACCAGGTTGAACGGGATGAGCATGATCGGGTTCATGATCACCGGCAGGCCAAACAGGATCGGTTCGTTGATGTTGAACACCGAAGCCCCTGCGCCTAAGCGCGCTACTTCACGCATGTTTTTACTGCGGGCGAAAATCAGCATCGCAATCACCAGCGACAGCGTGGCACCCGCGCCGCCCATCCAGATCATGTCAAAAAACTGTTCGGTGATAATGTGCGGCGGCGTTGTCCCGGCCTGAATGGCGGCGATATTGTCGGTCTGGTTCTCCATCCATAGCGGGCGAATGATGCCGTTGATCATCGAACCGGAGTTAATCCCCACCGACCACAGGATCGTGATGCTGAATACCGTCATCAGCGCGCCGAAATAGGAGGTGCCGTAGTGGCGAACCGGCGTGGCAACCACCTCATAGATGAACTGGTGAATGGTGTTGTAGTGGGTGTTTTCGAAGATGATGCGGATAACCAGCACCAGGATCATCACCAGCAGGGCAGGGATCAGTGCGGCGAAAGACTCCTGCACCGCAGGCGGCACGCCGTCCGGCATTTTGATGACCAGCTTTTTGCGCTTCAGCCAGCAGAACAGCTCCGTCCACAGCAGCGAGCCAATCATCGCCACGAACAGCCCTTTACTGCCAATCCACTCCACCGGCATAACGGTGATCCCGCCGTTTTCCGCCAGCTTGATAAACGGCGTGAGGATCAGAAATGCCACCAGCGCCAGAATCCCGCAGGAGATGCGATCTTCGCCGTAATGTTCCGCCAGGCGAAACGCCACGAGGAAGCTAATAAACAGCGACATGGTCGAAAACACCGCGTTAAACGGGATCTCGATAATGGCGCTCCAGCTTTCGCCGAAGGCCCGGGACATAAAGTGCTGATAGGCCTGATTCGGAAAGGATGAGATAACCAGCAGGATGGAGCCGACGATGATAAATGGCATGAACGAAACGTAGGCCCCGCGTATGGCACCGAGATGACGCTGCTGTGCCGTTTTGGCTGCCAGCGGCATCAGTTTTGCTTCAAGAAATCCCAGAACATTGTTCATTGTGAACTCCGTACAAGATTGAGTGGCGTTGTTTATGTTATGTCTGGTGATTATCAGTGAATCGCGGCGAGCGAAAGGTGAAATCGGTCACAAAGCATTCGCTGACGCACAATAAATCTCACAAGATTAGTTTCATGGAATGTTGCGATGGAAATTAAACTGCACGCCAATGCCACGACCACACCACGGGTTCGCCGCTACCTCCAGCAGTCGACGAAAAGCGACAGAGAGCTGGCGCAGGAGCTGGGAATTTCGGTTACCACCGTCAGGCGCTGGCGCAATCGCGAGCAGGTTGCCGATAACCATACAACGCCAAAAGTGGTACACAAAGCATTGAGACAGGAACAGGTTGCGCTGGTGAATGTGCTGCGCGATGCCACCAGTGCACCGCTCGATGAGCTACTGCTGCTGGTGAATGAGGGGCTGGGGATTGCGGTTTCGCGGGCGACGTTAAACCGCTATCTCGGGTCTGCCAGACAAAAGGGCGCGGCGCTGCAGGGCAAAAAGGCCCTGAAGGCAGGCATCATGCCGGATAAGCTTATGCTTTATCATCAGCCGCTGTCGCTGCATATGGACGATGGCGGTGAGCAGCATCTGCTGTGGGCGCGCGAACCGGTGAGCGGCTGGTGTCATGCCCGGCTCTATGCGGGACTGTCGCCCCAACTGCTCGCTCACTGGACGCAGGCGCTGCTGGCGGCATGCCCGGCCGATATCCAATGTGTTGAGACTTTTGGTTTTGACGTGTCGCTGCCCGGACAGGAGGTCACCGTAAAAGCGCATGCGCAAACACGCAGTGCCGTTCAGGTTACGGTGCCGTTACGTGAGATTATTCCGCGCGTGAGCGTCGAGCCAGCCGGAGAGTTACTCATTCAGCTGTGCGCGTTTTACAACCAGGGGAAAGCGCAGAAAAGGCTGGGGGACTGCACGCCGCAGGCGTTTCTTGAAGCGCTGCGGCGTAAGGATTAGAGGATCTCAAGCACCTGTTCCGGCGGGCGTCCGATACGCGCCTTGCCGTTTGCCACGACGATGGGGCGTTCGATCAGCTTCGGATTGTCCATCATCGCCTGGACAAGCTCATCTTCAGAGAGACGGGTGTTATCCAGACCGAGTGATTTATACAGATCGTCTTTCTGACGCATCAGTTCGCGCGCGCTGCCCATATCCAGCATACGCAGCAGCTGGCGGATCGTCTGCGCGTCCGGCGGCGTATCCAGATACAATACGATCTCCGGGTCAACGCCGTTAGACTTCAGCAGGCTGAGGGTATCGCGGCTCTTGGAGCAGCGGGGATTGTGGTAGATTTTTACCGCGTCTGTCATAACGTGCATTCTCCTTTGTTACATCTTTTCGTACGGCTTGAAGCGCTGCTGCAATCCGCGCAGCTGATCGATACGCGCATCGTAGCGCGCCTGCTGCAGGCTGCCGAGCTTAACCTGCGAACTGGCGCTGCTGAGCATTGAAATGGCCTGATCGAGACGGCCCACCAGCGCAAAGCCTTCGGCGCGCGCCGCCAGCTCCTGATCGCGGTTGCCGAGCTGCGCTTCCGCTTGCGCCAGCAGATCCCAGCCGTTTTGATCGTCTTTGTTATTAAAGGTGTAGCGGTTCAGGATCGCCGCCGCCTCGCGGGCCTGCCCACCCTGTAAGTAAGCGTTCGCCAGATTAAGCTGCAGTACCGGGTTGGTCCCCACCTCTTTCGCCCCTTTCAGACGGTTAATGGCATCGGTCGCTTTTTTCTGCCCCAGATCGATATCGGTCGCAAGGTCGAGGTACCACGGGTTGTTGGGGTCGGCGGCCAGCAGTGGCTGGAGGGCTTTACGCGCCTCATCGTACTTGCTGGCTTCCATCGCCTGCAGCGCCTGACCGTACCGGGCCGCATTTTTCTCGCGCACGTTGCCTTTTGCCAGGGCATCCAGCAGGTCGCTGGTGAGCTGGTTACGCCCGGAGTTGTACATCCCCAGGGTTCTGACCTTCGCCATGTAGAAATCCTGCGAAGACTGCACAACCACCGGGCGCATCTGGTTGGCGCGGTTGCGCGCATCCGACAGGCGGCTTTCCGGCAGCGGGTGCGTCAGCAGAATTTCGGGTGGACGCGACGAGTAGCGCGCCTGGTCGAGCAGTTTCTCCAGGAAGCTCGGCATCGCCTGCGGGTCAAAGCCCGCGCGCTGCAGCACCTGAATACCGATGCGGTCCGCTTCCTGTTCGTTTTGCTGGGTAAAGCTGATCATGCCCTGACGCGTGCCCGCCAGGGTGCCGGTCAGGGCGGCCATCCCCGCCTGCGGGCTGGCCATCGCCAGCAGGATGGAGCCGAGCGCGCCCACCCAGGTGAGCGGGGCGTTGCGCTTCTGGTCTTCCATCGCGCGGGCCAGGTGGCGCTGGGTGACGTGCGAAATTTCGTGCGCCATGACCGAAGCCAGCTGGCTTTCGTTATCGGAGTAGCGGAATAACGCCGAATGCAGCACCACGTTGCCCCCGAAGAAGGCAAAGGCGTTGATTTCGTCGTTATTGATCAAATAGAAGTGGAAGGGGGTCTTCACCGAGTTGGCGTGCGCGACGAGGCGCATCCCCAGGCCGTTAATGTATTGCACCAGCAGCGGATCGTTGATCAACGGCGCGCTGCCGCGCAGCTGGCGGACATAGTAATCACCCATTTGCATCTCCTGACCGATGGAGAGCGTGCTTCCTGCGGTGGTACCCATATCCGGCAAGGTATCGGCCGAGTCAGCGAAAGCAGGCGCTGCCTGACCCACCGTCAACGCGGCGATAAGTGTCGCAACCAGTGTTTTTCTCAACTGCCTGAACATAACCACTGTCCTGTATGTTGGATGTGCTAATTTGACCGATGAAGCGGTATATCGTTCATCTCCACTGCCATGCGAGTGTAGCCGTGTTAAGGCATGAAGAAAATCCCATTCCTCAGGCTTTTGCGAATGATTACAGTGATACAAAAAGGAAAGTCTTTTTTGTGACAGTTAGATACAATTCACCGTCTCAGTCCCGCCATCCGATTCAGGGAAGGGTTGTATGCTCGAAATGTTAATGCAGTGGTACCGGCGTCGGTTCAGTGACCCGGAGGCCATCGCTTTGCTGGTTATTCTGGTTGCGGGATTCGGCATCCTGTTCTTCTTTAGCGGCCTGCTGGCGCCTTTGCTGGTGGCGATAGTTCTGGCGTATCTGCTGGAGTGGCCGACGGCCCGTCTGGAAAATATCGGTTGTTCCCGCCGCTGGGCGACCAGCATCGTGCTGGTGCTGTTCGTTGGCATTCTGCTGTTAATGGCGTTTGTGGTGATGCCGGTTGCCTGGCAGCAGGGGATCTA
This region of Enterobacter cancerogenus genomic DNA includes:
- the celB gene encoding PTS cellobiose transporter subunit IIC; the encoded protein is MNNVLGFLEAKLMPLAAKTAQQRHLGAIRGAYVSFMPFIIVGSILLVISSFPNQAYQHFMSRAFGESWSAIIEIPFNAVFSTMSLFISFLVAFRLAEHYGEDRISCGILALVAFLILTPFIKLAENGGITVMPVEWIGSKGLFVAMIGSLLWTELFCWLKRKKLVIKMPDGVPPAVQESFAALIPALLVMILVLVIRIIFENTHYNTIHQFIYEVVATPVRHYGTSYFGALMTVFSITILWSVGINSGSMINGIIRPLWMENQTDNIAAIQAGTTPPHIITEQFFDMIWMGGAGATLSLVIAMLIFARSKNMREVARLGAGASVFNINEPILFGLPVIMNPIMLIPFNLVPLVLVTVQYVAMKIGAVAVTTGVFIPWTLPPVISGFIVTGHLSGSVMQLINLLIGAMLYLPFMRIVDKQYRAAELTTATQTDTTLAKQE
- a CDS encoding DnaA inactivator Hda — translated: MNGPAQLSLPLYLPDDETFASFWPGDNPSLLAALQNVLRQDHSGYIYIWSREGAGRSHLLHAACAELSARGDAVGYVPLDKRTWFVPEVLEGMEHLSLVCIDNIECVAGDEPWEMAIFNLYNRILESGKTRLLITGDRPPRQLNLGLPDLASRLDWGQIYKLQPLSDEDKLQALQLRSRLRGFELPEDVGRFLLKRLDREMRTLFDTLDQLDRASITAQRKLTIPFVKDILKL
- a CDS encoding leucyl aminopeptidase family protein, with product MITWDLITTPESATPRSHLIARSNSTWLPDTALIADMQAQKTVADTRFGCAPFARITLLPDALWHDSLTEGLLTALRPLLASPASADVVLDVTDIDEVVLAQVLRFLFNQAHTLADLHLKKTDDTAVRVRHITALCLAQQQEKLEVIFREQQAIARGMVAARRLADMPADRCTPQFVVEEAQRLCAAFPALRCEVLDENAIVEQGLGLLHAVGKGATCPPRLLAIHYEGASEGPVRCYVGKGVTFDTGGLWLKEGAGMYTMKYDMCGAANVLGLMLTAAELALPVRMMGVLALAENAIGPNAMQPGSVARACNGMTVEINNTDAEGRLVLADAIAWASQRHPQARYIIDMATLTGAVVKALGYELSGLMTQDEPLREALTQAGKRCADEVWSLPLDARLKKQTDSAIADLCNTPTNNAAISASAAWLLHHFCPPTIPWAHLDISGTALWREGGRSVASGRPIPLLVEHLMGDL
- the bepA gene encoding beta-barrel assembly-enhancing protease — translated: MFRQLRKTLVATLIAALTVGQAAPAFADSADTLPDMGTTAGSTLSIGQEMQMGDYYVRQLRGSAPLINDPLLVQYINGLGMRLVAHANSVKTPFHFYLINNDEINAFAFFGGNVVLHSALFRYSDNESQLASVMAHEISHVTQRHLARAMEDQKRNAPLTWVGALGSILLAMASPQAGMAALTGTLAGTRQGMISFTQQNEQEADRIGIQVLQRAGFDPQAMPSFLEKLLDQARYSSRPPEILLTHPLPESRLSDARNRANQMRPVVVQSSQDFYMAKVRTLGMYNSGRNQLTSDLLDALAKGNVREKNAARYGQALQAMEASKYDEARKALQPLLAADPNNPWYLDLATDIDLGQKKATDAINRLKGAKEVGTNPVLQLNLANAYLQGGQAREAAAILNRYTFNNKDDQNGWDLLAQAEAQLGNRDQELAARAEGFALVGRLDQAISMLSSASSQVKLGSLQQARYDARIDQLRGLQQRFKPYEKM
- a CDS encoding helix-turn-helix domain-containing protein yields the protein MEIKLHANATTTPRVRRYLQQSTKSDRELAQELGISVTTVRRWRNREQVADNHTTPKVVHKALRQEQVALVNVLRDATSAPLDELLLLVNEGLGIAVSRATLNRYLGSARQKGAALQGKKALKAGIMPDKLMLYHQPLSLHMDDGGEQHLLWAREPVSGWCHARLYAGLSPQLLAHWTQALLAACPADIQCVETFGFDVSLPGQEVTVKAHAQTRSAVQVTVPLREIIPRVSVEPAGELLIQLCAFYNQGKAQKRLGDCTPQAFLEALRRKD
- the arsC gene encoding arsenate reductase (glutaredoxin) (This arsenate reductase requires both glutathione and glutaredoxin to convert arsenate to arsenite, after which the efflux transporter formed by ArsA and ArsB can extrude the arsenite from the cell, providing resistance.), yielding MTDAVKIYHNPRCSKSRDTLSLLKSNGVDPEIVLYLDTPPDAQTIRQLLRMLDMGSARELMRQKDDLYKSLGLDNTRLSEDELVQAMMDNPKLIERPIVVANGKARIGRPPEQVLEIL
- a CDS encoding N(4)-(beta-N-acetylglucosaminyl)-L-asparaginase, with translation MWGIIATWRMALEGVTESASALAAGKPVADAVVDAVATVEDFPFYKSVGYGGLPTENGEVELDAAYMDGDTLAFGAVGNLVDIANPVRVAHALSRQRYNSLLVGQGAREWALSLGFSDKTMLTDRAMQHYRKRCRETLDKGLSPYDGHDTVGIIGLDKQGSMSVATSTSGLFMKKRGRLGDSPIIGSGFYCDSETGAATATGVGEDLMKGCTSYEIVRRMAQGMTPQQAADSVVFELEDKLMSRFGRVGDLSVVCMNNKGEFGAATNIKTFSFVVATAHQPLTVFRTERLREKTHYQAVDEAWMQAYAERIRAPIED